In Synechococcus sp. A18-25c, a single window of DNA contains:
- the rpsG gene encoding 30S ribosomal protein S7 codes for MSRRNAAVKRPVLPDPQFNNRLATMLVARLMKHGKKSTAQRILSDAFSLIGERTGGDPIELFETAVKNATPLVEVRARRVGGATYQVPMEVRQERGTAMALRWLVSFSRARNGRSMAQKLAGELMDAANEAGSAVRKREETHKMAEANKAFAHYRY; via the coding sequence ATGTCACGCCGTAACGCCGCCGTTAAGCGCCCGGTTCTTCCTGATCCTCAGTTCAACAACCGCCTCGCCACCATGCTGGTGGCTCGGTTGATGAAGCACGGCAAGAAGTCGACCGCACAGCGGATTCTTTCCGATGCGTTCAGCCTGATCGGCGAGCGGACCGGCGGTGACCCCATCGAACTGTTCGAAACCGCTGTCAAGAACGCCACTCCCTTGGTTGAGGTGCGTGCACGTCGTGTTGGTGGTGCGACCTACCAGGTGCCCATGGAAGTGCGCCAGGAGCGGGGCACAGCCATGGCTCTGCGTTGGCTGGTGAGCTTCTCCCGTGCACGCAACGGCCGGAGCATGGCCCAGAAACTGGCTGGTGAACTGATGGACGCTGCCAACGAAGCGGGCAGCGCCGTTCGCAAGCGCGAAGAAACCCACAAAATGGCCGAGGCCAACAAGGCTTTCGCCCACTACCGCTACTGA
- the rpsL gene encoding 30S ribosomal protein S12: MPTIQQLIRTERQSSKAKTKSPALKACPERRGVCTRVYTSTPKKPNSALRKVARVRLTSGFEVTAYIGGIGHNLQEHSVVLIRGGRVKDLPGVRYHIIRGTLDTAGVKDRRQSRSKYGAKTPKE; the protein is encoded by the coding sequence ATGCCAACCATCCAGCAACTGATCCGCACTGAGCGCCAGAGCTCTAAGGCGAAAACCAAATCACCCGCCCTGAAGGCCTGCCCCGAGCGCCGTGGCGTGTGCACCCGCGTGTACACCTCCACACCCAAAAAGCCCAATTCGGCCCTTCGCAAGGTGGCCCGTGTGCGCCTCACCTCCGGATTCGAGGTGACCGCTTACATCGGCGGCATTGGCCACAACCTTCAGGAGCACTCGGTGGTGCTGATTCGCGGTGGTCGTGTCAAAGACTTGCCTGGCGTGCGTTACCACATCATTCGCGGAACGCTTGACACCGCCGGTGTGAAGGACCGTCGCCAGTCCCGCTCGAAGTACGGAGCCAAGACTCCCAAGGAGTGA
- a CDS encoding AIR synthase → MGAVLQITATAAAELGRQAAVAGTPGLMHLDLTKGHCEQNVIRLQPGHLAGTPVARADGVTLHAPEAQLKLLEGLTLDYRSDISGGGFLILSSDQVRCCACGSAFSRI, encoded by the coding sequence ATGGGAGCCGTGCTGCAGATCACCGCAACCGCCGCCGCTGAGTTGGGCCGCCAGGCCGCGGTTGCTGGCACCCCAGGTTTGATGCACCTCGATCTCACCAAGGGGCACTGCGAACAGAACGTGATTCGCCTGCAGCCAGGGCATCTCGCTGGCACTCCCGTTGCCCGGGCTGATGGCGTGACACTCCACGCCCCCGAAGCGCAGCTCAAATTGCTTGAAGGGCTGACCCTCGACTACCGAAGCGACATCAGCGGGGGAGGCTTTTTGATCCTCAGCAGTGATCAAGTGCGCTGCTGCGCCTGCGGAAGCGCCTTCAGCCGGATCTGA
- a CDS encoding phosphodiester glycosidase family protein translates to MPLPPPPPPPPTIEIREAEQSQGDAIRIGGITTEGAWSWIGGNQRSPRQLWIPLDILIGRLGFHRVQERAGEALEWFGERRLLASLPTRTLDDEVAVDAAPWFRSLNVSSSRNGEVLSLTLPSPRVLALRQGKGSTAGRLVLDLSGPALMQRRDDDLLLGVRTTPAQNAQLKRIGLTTRRQSESLVLMGKSEQPTLTLAGPWRIVIDGLNATQSPSPLAQGNPLHAALMSPAIKTAQAQGLVLDVRTVRVGVKPLLIYRAGTRFDSNNLSLRPLAAQGSQTGLRYLTQLAQQERALTAVNGGFFNRVRQLPLGAIRVDGTWVSGPILNRGAVGWSIGQPLLFDRLQLDQTLEVAGGRRWDLGQLNSGYVQRGLSRYTRAWGPVYTALSGEEKAISIRAGKVIGLHDGAALIRGVPLAAGSSLIVSRAGVALPAKPGDQVSINLRPSSPVGQQPQILGGGPLLLRGGQVVLKGRQEGFSQGFLSQSAPRTVVGQDDKRVWLFTLRGRSGSDPTLLETTLALQQLGISDALNLDGGSSTTLVAANHTLMTGRGVTPRIQNGLGFVRP, encoded by the coding sequence ATGCCTTTACCACCTCCTCCTCCCCCTCCTCCCACCATTGAGATTCGGGAAGCGGAGCAGAGCCAAGGCGATGCGATTCGCATCGGTGGAATCACCACCGAGGGAGCTTGGTCCTGGATCGGTGGCAACCAACGATCCCCTCGACAGCTTTGGATTCCCCTCGACATCCTCATCGGCAGGCTGGGATTCCACCGAGTCCAGGAGCGAGCGGGCGAGGCGCTCGAATGGTTCGGAGAGCGGCGCCTGCTGGCATCACTACCGACGCGCACCTTGGACGATGAGGTCGCCGTGGATGCCGCACCCTGGTTCAGATCTCTGAATGTGAGCAGCAGCAGAAACGGCGAGGTTTTATCGCTCACACTCCCCTCGCCACGCGTGCTCGCACTGCGTCAAGGCAAAGGCAGCACAGCAGGACGCCTGGTGCTTGACCTCAGTGGCCCGGCGCTGATGCAACGCAGGGATGATGACCTGCTCCTCGGAGTGAGGACAACCCCTGCACAGAACGCGCAGCTCAAGCGGATCGGACTGACCACGCGACGCCAGTCTGAATCGTTGGTTTTGATGGGCAAAAGCGAACAGCCAACGCTCACGTTGGCGGGGCCTTGGCGGATCGTGATCGATGGCCTGAACGCGACACAGAGTCCAAGCCCTTTGGCCCAAGGCAACCCGTTGCATGCGGCATTGATGAGCCCTGCGATCAAGACCGCGCAAGCTCAGGGACTGGTGCTCGATGTGCGAACCGTGCGCGTTGGGGTCAAACCGCTGCTCATCTACCGCGCTGGCACGCGCTTTGACAGCAACAACCTCAGCCTGCGTCCGCTGGCAGCCCAGGGATCCCAGACCGGACTCCGCTATCTGACGCAGTTGGCGCAGCAGGAACGGGCTCTCACCGCTGTGAACGGTGGGTTTTTCAATCGAGTGCGTCAACTCCCGCTGGGTGCCATTCGCGTCGATGGCACCTGGGTCTCAGGCCCGATTCTCAACCGCGGTGCGGTCGGCTGGTCCATCGGCCAGCCCCTGCTCTTCGACCGCTTGCAGCTGGATCAGACCCTCGAGGTCGCTGGAGGACGTCGATGGGATCTCGGCCAGCTCAACAGCGGCTATGTGCAGCGGGGGCTGAGTCGTTACACCCGCGCCTGGGGGCCGGTTTACACAGCGCTCAGTGGCGAGGAGAAAGCCATCTCCATCCGCGCTGGGAAGGTCATCGGTTTGCACGATGGAGCCGCATTGATACGCGGCGTGCCTCTTGCCGCCGGCAGCTCCTTGATCGTGTCGCGGGCGGGAGTAGCGCTGCCCGCAAAGCCAGGGGATCAGGTCAGCATCAACCTTCGACCCTCAAGCCCAGTCGGCCAACAACCTCAGATTCTTGGGGGAGGCCCCTTGCTGTTGAGGGGGGGCCAGGTGGTGCTGAAAGGACGTCAGGAAGGCTTCAGTCAAGGGTTCCTTTCCCAATCAGCCCCTCGCACTGTGGTGGGACAGGACGACAAACGCGTGTGGCTGTTCACCCTGCGAGGTCGTTCCGGCAGCGATCCCACGTTGTTGGAGACCACACTGGCCTTGCAGCAGCTGGGGATTAGCGACGCCCTCAATCTTGATGGCGGCAGCTCCACCACCTTGGTGGCGGCCAACCACACCTTGATGACCGGTCGCGGCGTCACACCCCGCATTCAGAACGGGCTTGGCTTTGTCCGCCCCTGA
- the gltB gene encoding glutamate synthase large subunit, giving the protein MTHLPGSHWPYSDSAAPEAVAGEKDACGVGFLANLQGETSHWVLQQALRGLGCMEHRGGCGGDGDSGDGAGVLCQIPWAYLREVWPEAAAAKGLGMMFMPTDASCRADVRRVCDAEASALGLRPLGWRTVPVDPTVLGPMARATAPVIEQWVLDGHADDSAFEGQLLRLRRRIGARIRAEFGTSGGYDLYVASLSSRTVVYKGMVRSEVLAHYYADLRDPRFAVSFAVYHRRFSTNTLPRWPLAQPMRLLGHNGEINTLLGNLNWAKASEASLENVWGEAADDLIPVVNPAFSDSANLDATLELMVRSGRSITDSLITLVPEAFRNQPDLDSRPDVTAMYEFNAGIQEPWDGPALLVFADGKRVGATLDRNGLRPARWCTTDDGFVIMGSETGVVDLSGKTIVRKGRLGPGQMVAVDLERGELLDNWSVKEDAARRFPYAEWLKQHRRSVAPQPWIQDQQVSELDLLRLQTAMGFTAEDFDLIIEDMAALGKEPTYCMGDDIPLAVLSEKPHLLFDYFKQRFAQVTNPPIDPLREKLVMSLEMHLGERRPALKPQAEAAAVIHLETPVLNEAELAAISQQGLPVQTLSTQVAVEACAGGLQPALEALCHAAERAVRGGAQVLVLSDRVDASGVATPLTPTTVAMPSLLSVGAVHHHLLRQKLRLQCSLVVDTAQCWSTHHLACLIGYGASAVCPWLTWETTRHWLEHPKTKKRIEQGKLPALDADQVQANVRESLENGLRKILSKIGISLLASYHGAQIFEAIGLGADVIEIAFSGTTSRVAGMTLAELANETLSMHAKAFPELNRSKLEFMGFVQYRSGAEYHRNNPELSKALHKAVAQGPGYDHFSTYKALLENRPVMALRDLLEFKLAPTPLPLDQVESVESICSRFCTGGMSLGALSREAHEVLAVAMNRIGGKSNSGEGGEDPARFQVLKDVDGEGRSASFPSIGGLRNGDTACSAIKQVASGRFGVTAEYLRSGKQLEIKVAQGAKPGEGGQLPGPKVDKYIAWLRNSKPGVALISPPPHHDIYSIEDLAQLIHDLHQVHPAAPVSVKLVAEIGIGTIAAGVAKANADVIQISGHDGGTGASPLSSIKHAGGPWELGLTEVHRALLENGLRDRVLLRADGGLKTGWDVVIAALLGAEEYGFGSIAMIAEGCVMARVCHTNNCPVGVATQKENLRKRFTGVPEHVVNFFWYVAEEVRQLMSLLGVSSFEDLIGRTDLLKARSIELAKTKCVDLSSLLAPVHGAEDRSWLRHSAQAHGNGPILEDRLLADVELMAAVESHGSLSRSVEIINTDRSVCARLAGEIAQRHGNRGFNGQLDLTFRGASGQSFGAFLVQGMNVRLEGEANDYVGKSMNSGRIALVPADATANPGDQVILGNTCLYGATGGELFALGRAGERFGVRNSGARAVVEGAGDHCCEYMTGGVVVVLGSTGRNVGAGMTGGVTFLLDDGERVTPRVNPEIVEVCSITTDEQASLLKQLLELHVAATGSEKASSLLADWSAAKAGFKVLIPPSEREAMGLLDRAAVAV; this is encoded by the coding sequence ATGACTCACCTTCCCGGTTCCCATTGGCCCTACAGCGACAGTGCTGCGCCTGAGGCCGTGGCCGGTGAAAAGGATGCTTGCGGCGTGGGATTCCTCGCGAATCTTCAGGGTGAGACCAGTCATTGGGTTTTGCAGCAGGCCTTGCGTGGTCTGGGTTGTATGGAGCACCGGGGGGGATGTGGCGGCGATGGGGACTCGGGCGACGGTGCCGGTGTGCTCTGTCAGATCCCCTGGGCTTATCTACGAGAGGTCTGGCCGGAAGCCGCTGCAGCGAAAGGTCTCGGCATGATGTTCATGCCCACGGATGCAAGCTGCCGGGCGGATGTTCGCCGCGTCTGTGACGCGGAGGCCAGTGCTTTGGGGTTGCGTCCGCTGGGGTGGCGAACCGTTCCTGTGGATCCAACCGTGCTGGGTCCCATGGCGCGAGCAACGGCGCCTGTGATCGAGCAGTGGGTGCTTGATGGCCACGCGGATGACTCGGCTTTCGAAGGTCAGCTGCTGCGTTTGCGCCGCAGGATTGGAGCTCGCATCCGCGCCGAATTTGGCACCTCTGGTGGTTACGACCTCTATGTGGCGTCCTTGAGCAGCCGCACGGTTGTTTACAAAGGCATGGTGCGTTCCGAAGTCTTGGCGCACTATTACGCCGACCTCAGGGATCCGCGCTTTGCCGTCAGTTTCGCGGTTTATCACCGTCGTTTCAGCACCAATACCCTGCCGCGCTGGCCCCTGGCGCAGCCGATGCGGCTTCTGGGCCACAACGGTGAAATCAACACCCTGCTGGGCAACCTCAACTGGGCCAAGGCGTCAGAAGCCAGCCTCGAGAACGTCTGGGGGGAAGCTGCCGACGATCTGATTCCGGTGGTGAACCCTGCCTTCAGTGATTCCGCCAACCTTGATGCCACTTTGGAGCTGATGGTGCGCAGCGGGCGTTCGATCACCGACAGCCTGATCACGCTGGTGCCCGAAGCCTTCCGCAATCAGCCCGACCTCGACAGCCGTCCCGATGTGACGGCGATGTACGAGTTCAATGCGGGCATTCAGGAACCCTGGGATGGTCCGGCCCTGTTGGTCTTTGCCGACGGCAAGCGGGTGGGTGCCACGTTGGATCGCAATGGGTTGCGCCCGGCGCGTTGGTGCACCACCGATGACGGCTTCGTGATCATGGGATCGGAGACCGGTGTGGTGGATCTCAGCGGCAAGACCATCGTCAGGAAAGGGCGACTTGGACCTGGACAGATGGTGGCCGTGGATCTGGAACGCGGCGAGTTGCTGGACAACTGGTCTGTCAAGGAGGACGCGGCGCGTCGATTCCCTTATGCCGAATGGCTGAAGCAGCACCGCCGCAGCGTGGCCCCGCAGCCTTGGATCCAGGATCAACAGGTCAGTGAACTCGATCTGCTGCGCTTGCAGACCGCCATGGGTTTCACCGCCGAGGATTTCGATCTGATCATTGAAGACATGGCGGCCCTCGGCAAAGAGCCGACCTACTGCATGGGGGATGACATTCCACTGGCGGTGCTCTCCGAGAAGCCACACCTGTTGTTCGACTATTTCAAGCAGCGCTTCGCCCAGGTCACCAATCCGCCGATCGACCCGCTCCGGGAAAAGCTGGTGATGAGCTTGGAGATGCATCTCGGTGAACGACGACCGGCCCTGAAGCCCCAGGCCGAGGCTGCCGCCGTGATTCATCTAGAGACCCCGGTGTTGAACGAGGCCGAATTGGCGGCCATCAGCCAGCAGGGGCTGCCGGTGCAGACCTTGTCCACGCAAGTCGCGGTTGAAGCTTGTGCCGGCGGGTTGCAGCCTGCGCTCGAAGCTCTCTGCCACGCCGCAGAACGAGCAGTCCGCGGTGGTGCTCAGGTGTTGGTGCTTTCCGACCGTGTCGATGCGTCAGGGGTCGCTACTCCGCTCACCCCCACCACGGTGGCCATGCCATCGCTGTTGTCCGTAGGGGCGGTGCACCATCACCTGCTGCGACAAAAGCTGAGGCTGCAGTGCTCCTTGGTGGTGGATACCGCGCAGTGCTGGAGCACGCATCACTTGGCTTGCCTGATCGGTTACGGCGCTAGTGCCGTCTGCCCTTGGCTCACCTGGGAGACCACCCGTCACTGGCTGGAGCACCCCAAAACCAAAAAACGCATTGAGCAGGGCAAGCTGCCGGCCCTCGACGCTGATCAGGTGCAGGCCAATGTGCGCGAGTCCCTTGAAAACGGCCTTCGCAAAATTCTGTCCAAGATCGGAATTTCTCTGCTGGCCAGCTACCACGGCGCTCAAATCTTTGAGGCGATTGGTCTTGGTGCCGATGTGATCGAGATCGCCTTCAGCGGTACCACCAGCCGGGTGGCAGGCATGACCCTTGCCGAATTGGCCAATGAAACCCTGTCGATGCATGCCAAAGCTTTCCCCGAGCTGAACCGCAGCAAGCTGGAGTTCATGGGTTTTGTTCAGTACCGCAGTGGTGCGGAATACCACCGCAACAACCCTGAACTCTCCAAGGCGCTGCACAAGGCCGTGGCACAGGGCCCCGGCTACGACCATTTCTCCACTTACAAGGCCTTGTTGGAGAACCGACCGGTCATGGCCCTCAGGGACCTGCTCGAGTTCAAGTTGGCGCCCACCCCGCTTCCCCTCGATCAGGTGGAGAGTGTGGAGAGCATCTGCTCCCGCTTCTGCACGGGTGGGATGAGCCTCGGCGCCCTGTCTCGTGAAGCCCATGAAGTGCTGGCCGTGGCGATGAATCGCATCGGCGGCAAGAGCAACAGCGGCGAAGGCGGTGAAGACCCAGCCCGTTTCCAGGTGTTGAAGGACGTCGATGGGGAGGGGCGATCGGCGTCCTTCCCCAGCATCGGCGGACTGCGCAACGGCGACACCGCCTGCTCCGCGATCAAGCAAGTGGCTTCAGGGCGCTTCGGAGTGACGGCTGAATATCTGCGCAGTGGTAAGCAGCTGGAGATCAAGGTGGCGCAAGGGGCCAAGCCCGGTGAGGGCGGCCAGTTGCCAGGTCCGAAGGTGGACAAGTACATCGCCTGGCTGCGCAACAGCAAGCCAGGTGTGGCCTTGATTTCGCCGCCCCCGCACCATGACATCTACTCGATCGAAGATCTCGCCCAGTTGATCCACGATCTCCACCAGGTCCATCCAGCAGCACCTGTCAGCGTGAAGTTGGTAGCTGAAATCGGCATCGGCACCATCGCTGCTGGTGTGGCGAAAGCCAACGCCGATGTGATTCAGATTTCGGGCCACGACGGCGGCACTGGAGCCTCACCGCTGAGCTCGATCAAGCATGCCGGCGGCCCCTGGGAGTTGGGCCTGACTGAGGTCCACCGAGCCCTCTTGGAGAACGGTCTTCGTGATCGGGTTCTGTTGCGGGCCGATGGTGGCCTTAAAACCGGCTGGGATGTGGTGATCGCCGCGCTCCTCGGCGCGGAGGAGTACGGCTTCGGTTCGATTGCGATGATTGCCGAAGGCTGCGTGATGGCCCGCGTTTGCCACACCAACAACTGCCCAGTCGGTGTGGCCACACAAAAGGAGAACCTGCGCAAGCGCTTCACCGGGGTCCCCGAGCACGTCGTCAACTTCTTCTGGTACGTGGCTGAGGAAGTGCGCCAGCTCATGAGCTTGCTGGGTGTGAGCAGTTTTGAAGATCTGATCGGACGCACGGATCTGCTCAAGGCCCGATCGATTGAGCTGGCCAAGACCAAGTGTGTGGATCTCTCCAGCCTGCTCGCTCCAGTCCATGGTGCTGAGGATCGCTCTTGGCTTCGCCACAGCGCTCAGGCCCATGGCAATGGCCCGATCCTCGAAGACCGATTGTTGGCTGATGTGGAGCTGATGGCTGCGGTGGAAAGCCATGGTTCGCTCAGCCGCAGTGTGGAGATCATCAACACCGATCGCAGTGTCTGCGCTCGACTGGCGGGTGAAATTGCCCAACGCCACGGCAACCGTGGTTTCAACGGACAGCTTGATCTGACCTTCCGTGGCGCGTCTGGGCAGAGCTTCGGTGCTTTCCTCGTGCAAGGGATGAATGTTCGGCTCGAGGGTGAGGCGAATGATTACGTCGGCAAGAGCATGAACAGCGGCAGGATCGCTTTGGTGCCCGCTGATGCCACCGCCAACCCTGGTGATCAGGTAATTCTCGGCAACACCTGTCTCTACGGAGCGACCGGTGGTGAACTGTTTGCCCTTGGTCGTGCCGGTGAGCGCTTTGGTGTTCGCAACAGTGGAGCCCGTGCGGTTGTGGAGGGTGCTGGAGATCACTGCTGTGAGTACATGACTGGTGGTGTTGTGGTGGTGCTCGGCAGCACTGGACGCAACGTCGGTGCTGGCATGACTGGTGGCGTGACCTTCCTGCTCGACGATGGCGAACGGGTTACTCCCCGCGTCAATCCTGAGATCGTGGAGGTGTGCAGCATTACTACCGATGAGCAGGCCTCATTGCTGAAGCAACTGCTCGAGTTGCATGTGGCTGCCACAGGTAGCGAGAAGGCCTCATCGCTGCTGGCGGATTGGTCAGCGGCCAAGGCAGGGTTCAAGGTGCTCATTCCTCCCAGCGAACGTGAGGCTATGGGCTTGCTGGATCGGGCTGCCGTGGCGGTCTGA
- a CDS encoding YciI family protein has product MPWFVKQEVFTPSMRALSADERRSHCDAHRTWLNAEREKGWRLYSGFLVDGQEQPGGGGLMIFEAPSYQSAHDWVTRDPMILRGLVTWSLYAWRPVCADALPVSQAW; this is encoded by the coding sequence ATGCCTTGGTTCGTCAAGCAGGAGGTGTTTACTCCATCCATGCGGGCACTTTCAGCAGATGAGCGTCGCTCCCACTGCGATGCTCATCGCACCTGGTTGAATGCTGAGCGCGAGAAAGGCTGGAGGCTCTACAGCGGTTTTCTCGTGGATGGCCAGGAGCAGCCCGGAGGCGGTGGCTTGATGATTTTTGAGGCCCCCTCCTACCAAAGCGCCCATGATTGGGTGACGCGTGATCCAATGATTCTCCGCGGCCTGGTGACCTGGTCGCTTTATGCCTGGCGCCCGGTCTGTGCCGATGCCTTGCCTGTGTCACAGGCTTGGTGA
- the lipA gene encoding lipoyl synthase has protein sequence MTSVLKPDWLRVKAPQRERIGAVADMLLDLKLNTVCQEASCPNIGECFAGGTATFLIMGPGCTRACPYCDIDFDKSVRQLDPTEPERLGEAVARLGLKHVVITSVNRDDLDDGGASQFVACIEQVKQRSPLTTIELLIPDFCGNWDALATVMEAGPHVLNHNIETVPRLYRQARPQGEYERSLELLKRVREGWPKAYSKSGLMVGLGENDAEVIQVLRDLRAHHVDIVTIGQYLSPGPKHLAVDRFVTPEQFDHYRELGEGDLGFLQVVSTPLTRSSYHAGEVQKLMLSHPR, from the coding sequence ATGACCTCCGTCCTGAAACCTGATTGGCTCCGCGTCAAAGCTCCTCAACGGGAACGCATCGGAGCCGTTGCGGACATGCTGCTTGACCTGAAGCTGAATACGGTCTGCCAGGAAGCCAGCTGCCCCAACATCGGGGAATGCTTCGCCGGAGGGACGGCCACATTCCTGATCATGGGACCCGGTTGCACGCGCGCCTGCCCTTACTGCGACATCGATTTCGACAAAAGCGTTCGGCAGCTCGATCCCACGGAACCTGAACGCCTGGGGGAGGCTGTAGCCAGGCTCGGCCTGAAGCACGTGGTGATCACCTCAGTGAACCGCGATGACCTTGACGACGGTGGCGCCTCCCAGTTCGTGGCCTGCATCGAACAGGTCAAACAGCGCTCACCGCTCACCACCATCGAATTGCTGATCCCAGACTTCTGCGGCAACTGGGATGCCCTCGCCACCGTGATGGAGGCAGGACCCCATGTGCTGAACCACAACATCGAAACCGTGCCTCGCTTGTACCGACAAGCCAGACCACAGGGTGAGTACGAGCGATCGCTGGAACTGTTGAAGCGTGTGCGTGAAGGCTGGCCCAAGGCATACAGCAAATCAGGACTGATGGTGGGGCTCGGGGAAAACGATGCGGAAGTGATCCAGGTGTTGCGCGACCTGCGTGCCCATCACGTTGACATCGTCACGATCGGCCAATACCTCTCACCCGGGCCGAAGCACCTAGCGGTGGACCGTTTCGTCACACCAGAGCAGTTCGACCACTACCGCGAGCTGGGGGAGGGTGATCTGGGGTTCCTCCAGGTGGTGAGCACACCGCTGACGCGCAGCAGCTACCACGCCGGAGAAGTGCAAAAGCTGATGCTCAGCCATCCCCGCTGA